The nucleotide sequence GGCCGGTGCGAAGGCCGATATCGGCCGGCAGCAGATCGATCGCGACGGCGGGAATGTCATAGGGCGGCACCGCCCCGTCGGCCATGGCCCGGTCGGCCTCGCCCTCTGCACCGCCTTTTCCAGCCAAGCGCGCGGTTACCTGTGACACGGTGCCGGGCGCGGCGATGCGGGTCTGCCAACCGGTGACGCGGCCGCCCTCGCCGAGCGTGGCGCTCACCGTTGCCAATGCGGGCGGCCGGAAGCCGTCCTGCATCGTCTCCTCGATGCGCGACCAGGTCAGCTGGACCGGCCGCTTCACCTTCGCCGTCATCATCACCGCCTGCTCGATCGCCGCCGTCTCGAGCTTGCGGCCGTAGCCGCCGCCGACGAGCATCGGATAGATCGTCACGTGAGCCTCCGGCAGTCCCGCCGCTCGTGCCGCCGCCGCGCGGGCAAGGGCCGGTGCCTGAACGGGCGCCCAGACCTCAAGCCGGTCGCCGGTGATGCGCGCCGTGGCGCTCAACGTTTCCAGCGGCGCGTTCGGCGCGACGCCAGCCGAATAGCGGGCGCGGTAGATCGGCCCGGCCGCATAGGCCGCCGCCATGTCACCGCGTCCGAAAACACGCTTCCCCTCGCCCGTCTCCAGCGCCGTCGTCAGCGCCGCATCGATGCTCTCGCCGCTGGTTGGGCTTTCAGGGGCTCCAAAGGCGGGTTTCATCGCCTCGACGGCGCGGTTGGCGGCCCACCAGTTGCTGGCCACCGCGCCGACCCACCAGGGGTTCTCGAACAGCGCGATGACACCCGGCACCGCCTCGGCCGCGTCGACGTCGATCCTGATCAGCGGTCCGCCGCCATAAGGCCCCCGCCGCACCGAGGCATAGACCATGTCGGACAGGCGCACGTCGGCGGCGAAGCGCGCCGAGCCGTCGACCTTAGACGGGAGGTCGAGGCGCGGCAGCGGCTGACCGGCAAGTCGGTTCTGAGTTCCGCCGCGGACAGGCGGATGGTCCGGCAGCTCCATCCCTGCTGCCGCTTCCGCCAGCTCACCGAAGCCGATCCGTTGCGGGCCGTTGACGACGAACCCGTCCTGTGCGTCCAGCGTCTCCCAATCCGCGTCCCAACGCTCGGCCGCTGCCATGCTGAGCAGCGCCCGCGCGGCGGCGCCCGCCTCCCTCAGCGGCGCTTCGAAGGCGCGGACGGAGGTGGAACCGCCGGTCAGCATCAGGGCGGCGCGGCCGTCATGCTCGCCGGTGGCCCAATGGGCGACGCTACGCCAGGCGGATGGGATGGTATCCTCCGGCGCGTCGCCCGCCAGGAAGGTGTTGGCATAGAGCGGCCCGATCGGTGCCGGCTCCACCGCGACGTTGCGCCAGTCGGCGCCGAGCTCGTCGGCCAGGATTTGGGGCAAGCTAGTGTAGACACCCTGGCCCAGCTCCGACTGCGGCACCGCGACGATGACGCGGCCGTCGGTGGCGATCTTGAGGAAGGCGTTGAACAAAGTCTCGCCCTCGGCGGCCCGCAGGTTCGGCGGATAGACTCGCGGCCACAGGCTCCAGGCGACGAGCAGCCCGACACCGGCGCCGCCGCCGATCAGCAAATTGCGCCGGGTGACGCCCGTATCTTTAGCGCTCGTGGCCATCAGGTGCCTGATAATCGGGCCGAGGCAAGGCGGCTAGAGCCCGCTTAACGTCATCCCGGCGAAAGCCGGGACCCAAGAACACCGCGGTATGAAGGGGAGGGCGACGCGTTCATCATCCTACTTCCGAGGCCTGCGTTCTTGGGTCCCGGCTTTCGCCGGGATGACGGATGCACCGTGCCGCCGCGCCTCTATGCGGACGGTTCCAATGCGTCCCGGTACCGCTCCCTCAGCTTCACCTTGTCGATCTTGCCGGTGCCGAGCTTCGGCAGGGGCTCGTCATGGACCCAGACATGGGCGGGGTGCTTGAACTGGGCGAGGCGGCCTTCGAGGAAGGCGAGGAGCGCCGGCTTGTCGAGCGCGCGGTCGTTCTCGCTGTAGATGGCGGCGGCGGGCACTTCGCCCAGCCGTTCGCAGGCGACGCCGAAGACGCAGGCCTCGGACACGGCCGGATGCGCATAGAGCGCCGCTTCCACCTCGTTGCAGCTGATATTCTCGCCACCGCGGATGATGATGTCCTTCTTGCGATCGACGATGAAGAGATAGCCCTCCTCGTCGAGATAGCCGATATCGCCGCTGCGGACATAGCCGTCGGCGGTGAAGAGCGCCTTCGTCGCCTCGGGGTCGCGCCAATAGCAGCTGATGTTGGCGGCCGAGCGGATGGCGATCTCGCCGCGCTCGCCGGGCGGCAGGTGGCTGTCGCCCTCGCCGAGGATGGCCACCTCGACCAGCGGCGCCTGCGCCCGTCCGGTCGAGGCGGGCTTGTCGGCATAGTTGGACCAGAAGTTGCTGCAGCCGACGGCGTTCGTCTCTGTGAGGCCGTAGCCGAGCGCCGGCTGCGCGCCCTCGAAGGCGTTCTGGAGCCGCTTTACATGGCTGACCGGCCTCGCGGCGCCGCCGGCGGCGATGTCGGTGAGCGACGAGAGGTCGTATCTATCGCGGTCCGGATGCTCCATCAGCTCGAGGCTCATCGTCGGCACGCCGACGAAATAGGTGACCGTCTCCTTCTCGATGAGCCGCAGCGCCTCGCCCGCGTCCCATCGGTAAAGCAGCACCATGCCCCGGCCTACAACGAAGCTGTTCAGCATCACCGGTACCTCGCCGGTGACGTGGAACAAAGGCACGGCGACCATGGTACGCGGCGGATTGGCCGGCGGGCGGCCCTCGCTTTCGAGGATGCCGAGGAGCGTCGCGAGCCCGATCGCATAGGCATAGGTGCCGGTCGTCACCGCCCGATGCGTCGACACCGCGCCCTTGGCCTTTCCGGTCGAGCCGGAGGTGAAGAGGATTGTCGCATCGTCCTCCGGCTTCACCTGCGGAAGCGCGCCGTCGCCATTGCCCTCGTCGAGGATAGGGGCCAACGCCTCGCGCAGCGGCCGTTCAATCGGCAACGTCACCGTCTGCGGGTCGAGACCCGCCGCCTCTATTCGTTGAGCGCGGGGGGCATCGGCGATGACCAGCTTCGGCTCGGTCAGCTCCAGCGCATGACGCAGCTCATCGGCCTGCCACCAGCCATTGATCAGCACCGCCACCGCGCCTGCCTTCAGCACCGCCATGTAGCTGACGATCCAGCCTGGAGCGTTGCGCATCGCGATCGCCACCCGGTCGCCCTTGTGGATGCCGAAGCCGCTCGCCAGCGCGTGGGCGAGGCGCGTCGCCTCCGCGTTCAGCTGGGCGAAGGTCAGCCGCTCGTCGCCGGCGATGACCGCGACCGTCTCCGCATGGAGGGCGCAAAAGGCGTCGAACAGGCCGGGCAGGGTGGCCGGCAGGTTGGTCACCACCGCCAGCCCCTCGGCATCATGGCCGACGCGGATCCGGCCCTCGGGGCCCGTCACCACGCCCATCACCGCATCGAACTTGCGATCGAGTTCACTCGGCACCCAGACTCTCCTGCACTTCCGGTTTTCTTTTCGGCCTACTATGAGGGCGGAAATTCGAAGGGAAAAGCCTTGATACAGCCGGAAATCGCCGCCCTCGCCGCTGACGCTACGGCCGCCTTGCGTTGGGACAGCCTGGGCCTCGATCCGGTCGCGCTCGATCTCGGCTTTTTCCAGCTGCGCTGGTATTCGCTGGCCTATCTCGCCGGCATCGTCCTCGGCTGGTGGTATTTGCTGAAGCTGATCGAGAAGCCGGGCGCGCCGATGGCGCGGCGCCATGCCGACGACATGGTGTTCTACGCGACCTTGGGCATCCTGATCGGCGGCCGGCTCGGCTACGTCCTTTTCTACCGGCCCGAATTCTACTTCGCCAATCCGGCCGAGATCGTGCAGCTGTGGGATGGCGGCATGTCCTTTCACGGCGGCGTCATCGGCGTCAGCCTCGGCATTCTCTGGATGGCGCGGAAGCACGGCCTCGATTGGCTCCGCATCCACGATTATGTCGCCTGCTGCGTCCCCTTCGGCCTGTTCTTCGGCCGCCTCGCCAATTTCGTGAACGGCGAGCTTTGGGGGCGGCCGACGGACCTGCCCTGGGCCATGGTCTTTCCGTCGGGCGGCGAGGTCGCGCGCCATCCGAGCCAACTCTACGAAGCGGGCCTCGAAGGAATTCTGCTCGGCCTCGTCCTGTGGTTCCTCTTCTGGAAGACCGACGCGCGCTACCAGCCGGGCAAGCTCGTCGGCACCTTCATCCTCGGCTACGGCATCAGCCGCTTCCTCGTCGAGCTGGTTCGGCAGCCCGATGCGGGGCTGGAAAATCTCTCCTGGGGCCTCACCATGGGCCAGACCTTGACCGTGCCGATGATTGTGGGCGGAATTTACCTGATCGCCACGGCCAAGGGTCGCCGCCAGCGCGTGGAGCCGATCGCCGGAAGCGAGAGTGTGGCTTGATGTTGAATCGCAGGATTCGTTCGTCCCGAGCGTAGTCGAGGGGCGGGTGTGATGACTCAGTGCCAGCGCCCCTCGATTTCGCTCGGGACGAACGATGTCTGACGTGAAGGACATTACAAACCGCCTCGCCCGCCTGATCGCCGCGAGCGGCCCCATCTCCGTCGCTCAATATATGGCCGAGGCGAACGCGCATTATTATGGGAGCCGCGATCCGCTCGGTGCGGCCGGCGACTTCACGACCGCGCCCGAAATCAGCCAGATGTTCGGGGAACTGATCGGCCTCTGGCTGGCCGACCTGTGGATGCGCGCCGGACGCCCGGCAACGGCGCATTATGTCGAATTGGGGCCGGGCCGCGGCACGCTTGCAGCCGATGCGCTGAGGGCGATGCGATCGGCGGGGCTGGAGCCGCCGGCGGAACTGGTCGAGACCAGTCCGGCGCTCCGCGAGGCGCAGGCGGACCGCGTGCCGGCGGCGCGCTGGCATGGCGATGTCGCCTCTCTGCCGGAAAATGTGCCGCTGCTGATCGTCGCCAACGAGTTTTTCGACGCACTGCCGGTTCACCAGCTGGTGGCGACCGAGCGGGGCTGGCGCGAGCGGATGGTCGCGCTCGATGGCGACCGGTTCGCGCCGGTGGCCGGATCGCAGCGGCCTGACGCGGCCGTCCCCGAGCGGCTCCGAAATGCTTCGCCCGGAAGCATCCTCGAAACGTCGCCCGCCTCCGTCGCCATCGTCCGCGAGCTGGCGCGGCGCCTGGCGGACCAGGGGGGCGCCGCGCTGATCGTCGACTATGGCCATGAGCGGACGGGCCTCGGCGACACGCTCCAGGCGGTGGAGCGTCACGCTTATGCCGACCCCTGGGAAGCCCCGGGAGCGCGGGACCTTACCGCCCATGTCGATTTCGAGGCGCTCGCCGAGGCGGCGCGCGGGGAAGGGGTGCGGGTCTGCGGGCCCCGTGAGCAGGGCGAATGGCTGAAGACGATGGGCATCCATGTTCGCGCCGCATCGCTCACAAAGGCGGCACCGGAACGGGGCGACGAGATCGCCACTGCCCGCGACCGGCTGACCCAGCCGGACCAGATGGGCAGTTTGTTCAAGGTGATGGCCTTGATATCGCGCGATTGGCCGGAGCCGGAGGGATTTTGATGACGACGCCCACTCATCGGATGGCGGGACCCGAGGATGCGGCGACGGTGGCAGCGCTCGGCCGCCGCAGCTTCACCGAAACCTTCGGCCATCTCTACAAGCCCGAGGATCTCGCCGCCTTCCTCGCCAACCACAGCGAGGAACGCTGGCGGCAGGAACTGGCCGATCCCGCGTTCGCCGTTCGTCTGGTGGAAGCGGCGGACGAGGCGATCGCCTATGCCAAGCTCGGCCCGCCTTCCTTGCCTTTCGAGCCGCGCGGGCCCTCGATCGAGCTTCGCCAATTCTACGTCCTCGCGCCCTGGCACGGCAGCGGCCTCGCACGAGAGCTGATGACCTGGGTAATCGGCGAAGCGAAGGCGCGGGGCGCCGACGATCTCTACCTTTCCGTCTTCATCGACAATCATCGCGCCCGCCGTTTCTATGCCCGCTATGGCTTCGAATATGTCGGCGACTATCACTTCATGGTCGGCAGCCACGCCGATGTGGACCATGTGATGCGCCTGCCGCTAAGCAGGGCCCATGCCGGTTGAGGTGATCCGTTCCCGCCTGCTCGAAGGCGTGCCGCACGGCTTCCTCGGCCGGCGGGGCGGGGTTTCCACCGGCATCTGCGCCGGACTCAATGTCGGCCTCGGCTCCGACGACGATCGCGATGCCATCCGGACCAACCGCCGCCTCGCCGTCGACGCGGTCGCGCCCGGCGCCCGGCTCGTGACGGTTCACCAAGTCCATTCGCCGACGGTGATCGCGGTGACCGACCCCTTCCCGGACGACGCCCGGCCGCAGGCGGACGCGATGGTGACGGACCGGCCAGGGCTCGCCCTCGGCATCCTCACGGCAGATTGTACCCCGATCCTGTTCGCGGATCGGGAGGCTGGCGTGATCGGCGCGGCCCATTCGGGCTGGAAAGGCGCCATCGGCGGTGTCGCCGAAGCGACGGTCGCCGCGATGGAGCGGCTGGGGGGCGAACGCGGCCGCATCGTCGCTGCGGTGGGCCCAACCATCGCCCGCAAGTCCTATGAAGTGGACGAAGGCTTCTTCCGCGGCTTCCTCGAGGCCGATCCGGAGAATGAGCGTTTCTTCAGCGGCGGCCGCGCCGGGCATCACCAGTTCGACCTGGAAGCCTATGTCGTCTTCCGCCTCGCCGCCGCCGGCCTGCGCCAGATCGAGGCGCTGGGGCTGGACACCTATTCCGACGCCGATAGGTTCTTCAGCTACCGCCGCGCCACCCATCGGGGCGAAGCGGATTATGGCCGTCAGATCTCACTGATCGCCCTCCCCGGCTGAGCGGTTATGTGGTGGCGGTCACTTCCCAGCAGGCCGCGGTAAAGCGCACCTCCTTTCCGTGGACATAGGGCTGGAAGGCTGCCTCCAGGCGCCGCGCGAACTCGGTCCGCACATTCTGCGGAAGCGTCGGGAATACGGCGCCGAGGGGTCCCATGCGAGTCACATAGGTGCCGAAATCGCGCCGGGGCATGGCGCAGGCCACGTCGATCGGACGGATCGAAACGTCGGCCCATCCGCTCGCTTCCAATAGCGAACGCACGCGCTCCCCGTCTCCGAAGGCGAACTGGCCGGGCGCCTGCTCGTCCCGTGCCGGCAATTCAGGCAGGAGCGACGCCGCCGCTCTTTCGGCCGTCGTCATGAACGCGTTCTCGTCCGCGCTTCGCCAGGCGATGAAGGCGAGCCTGCCGCCCGCGCGAGCAGCCGTCCTGAGATTGCGGAAGGCCGCCACGGGATTCTCGAAGAACATGACTCCGAAACGCGAGACGATCGCGTCGAACTTTCCCGCTCCGAAGGGATGGCTCTGCGCATCGGCGCTGATGAACTCCGCCGCTGAGACCCCTTCATCCCGGGCTCGTGCCTTTGCCGCCTCGATCATCGGCGCCGAAATATCGACGCCCAGGCAACCACCGCCCGGCCCGGCACGCCTTGCCGCCGCCAGGGTGACCGCGCCGGTGCCGCACCCCGCGTCGAGAAGGCGGTCGCCCTCCGCGGGCGCGACCGCCTCGATCAGCAAGGTGGCGAAGGGCGCCAGCAACCCGTCGAGCAGCTCGCGAAGATCGACCCAGGTGGGGCCGGAGACCTCGTTCCAGCGCTGCGCCTGTTCCTGGTTGGGGATAAATTCCTCCGACATGCCGGCTCCCTCGATTGCGTTTCACAAGTGATTCGCTACAACCTAGCAGTTCAAGTGAACTTGAGGTCAAGATGCAGCTGCTCGATATCGCGGAAGTGGCGAAACGATCTGGAGTCCCGGCCTCGACGCTCCGTTTCTATGAGGAGAAAGGGCTGATCGCCTCGATCGGAAGGCGCGGCCTCAGGCGCTTGTTCGAACCGAACGTGCTGGAGCGGCTGGCGTTCGTCAGCCTCGGCCAGGCTGCCGGCTTTTCCCTGACGGAGATCGGCACCATGCTGCTGCCAGATGGCCGGCCGCGCATCGATCGCGACCAGCTTTCGGCCAAGGCCGACGAGCTAGACCGTCGGATCGAGAGGCTCAGCGCCGTGCGCGACGGCTTGCGGCACGCGGCGGCATGTCCGGAACCCAGTCACAT is from Sphingosinicella humi and encodes:
- a CDS encoding xanthine dehydrogenase family protein molybdopterin-binding subunit, which gives rise to MATSAKDTGVTRRNLLIGGGAGVGLLVAWSLWPRVYPPNLRAAEGETLFNAFLKIATDGRVIVAVPQSELGQGVYTSLPQILADELGADWRNVAVEPAPIGPLYANTFLAGDAPEDTIPSAWRSVAHWATGEHDGRAALMLTGGSTSVRAFEAPLREAGAAARALLSMAAAERWDADWETLDAQDGFVVNGPQRIGFGELAEAAAGMELPDHPPVRGGTQNRLAGQPLPRLDLPSKVDGSARFAADVRLSDMVYASVRRGPYGGGPLIRIDVDAAEAVPGVIALFENPWWVGAVASNWWAANRAVEAMKPAFGAPESPTSGESIDAALTTALETGEGKRVFGRGDMAAAYAAGPIYRARYSAGVAPNAPLETLSATARITGDRLEVWAPVQAPALARAAAARAAGLPEAHVTIYPMLVGGGYGRKLETAAIEQAVMMTAKVKRPVQLTWSRIEETMQDGFRPPALATVSATLGEGGRVTGWQTRIAAPGTVSQVTARLAGKGGAEGEADRAMADGAVPPYDIPAVAIDLLPADIGLRTGLTRGAAHGYTAFFTESFIDELSRQAGVEPLSFRMQMLGGNTRLAQCLSTAAALGGWDGGGAGSRLGLAAHSAFGSHIALLVEAEFDALRRIRVSRAVAAVDCGRVVNPTILAQLIEGGILHGIAVATGRAIEFEGGLPAARGPSDLALPRLADSPEVTVEIIASQEPPGGATELGVPPVAPAIANALFASTGRRLRSLPLGARP
- a CDS encoding class I adenylate-forming enzyme family protein, producing MPSELDRKFDAVMGVVTGPEGRIRVGHDAEGLAVVTNLPATLPGLFDAFCALHAETVAVIAGDERLTFAQLNAEATRLAHALASGFGIHKGDRVAIAMRNAPGWIVSYMAVLKAGAVAVLINGWWQADELRHALELTEPKLVIADAPRAQRIEAAGLDPQTVTLPIERPLREALAPILDEGNGDGALPQVKPEDDATILFTSGSTGKAKGAVSTHRAVTTGTYAYAIGLATLLGILESEGRPPANPPRTMVAVPLFHVTGEVPVMLNSFVVGRGMVLLYRWDAGEALRLIEKETVTYFVGVPTMSLELMEHPDRDRYDLSSLTDIAAGGAARPVSHVKRLQNAFEGAQPALGYGLTETNAVGCSNFWSNYADKPASTGRAQAPLVEVAILGEGDSHLPPGERGEIAIRSAANISCYWRDPEATKALFTADGYVRSGDIGYLDEEGYLFIVDRKKDIIIRGGENISCNEVEAALYAHPAVSEACVFGVACERLGEVPAAAIYSENDRALDKPALLAFLEGRLAQFKHPAHVWVHDEPLPKLGTGKIDKVKLRERYRDALEPSA
- the lgt gene encoding prolipoprotein diacylglyceryl transferase encodes the protein MIQPEIAALAADATAALRWDSLGLDPVALDLGFFQLRWYSLAYLAGIVLGWWYLLKLIEKPGAPMARRHADDMVFYATLGILIGGRLGYVLFYRPEFYFANPAEIVQLWDGGMSFHGGVIGVSLGILWMARKHGLDWLRIHDYVACCVPFGLFFGRLANFVNGELWGRPTDLPWAMVFPSGGEVARHPSQLYEAGLEGILLGLVLWFLFWKTDARYQPGKLVGTFILGYGISRFLVELVRQPDAGLENLSWGLTMGQTLTVPMIVGGIYLIATAKGRRQRVEPIAGSESVA
- a CDS encoding class I SAM-dependent methyltransferase, whose translation is MSDVKDITNRLARLIAASGPISVAQYMAEANAHYYGSRDPLGAAGDFTTAPEISQMFGELIGLWLADLWMRAGRPATAHYVELGPGRGTLAADALRAMRSAGLEPPAELVETSPALREAQADRVPAARWHGDVASLPENVPLLIVANEFFDALPVHQLVATERGWRERMVALDGDRFAPVAGSQRPDAAVPERLRNASPGSILETSPASVAIVRELARRLADQGGAALIVDYGHERTGLGDTLQAVERHAYADPWEAPGARDLTAHVDFEALAEAARGEGVRVCGPREQGEWLKTMGIHVRAASLTKAAPERGDEIATARDRLTQPDQMGSLFKVMALISRDWPEPEGF
- a CDS encoding GNAT family N-acetyltransferase; amino-acid sequence: MTTPTHRMAGPEDAATVAALGRRSFTETFGHLYKPEDLAAFLANHSEERWRQELADPAFAVRLVEAADEAIAYAKLGPPSLPFEPRGPSIELRQFYVLAPWHGSGLARELMTWVIGEAKARGADDLYLSVFIDNHRARRFYARYGFEYVGDYHFMVGSHADVDHVMRLPLSRAHAG
- the pgeF gene encoding peptidoglycan editing factor PgeF — protein: MPVEVIRSRLLEGVPHGFLGRRGGVSTGICAGLNVGLGSDDDRDAIRTNRRLAVDAVAPGARLVTVHQVHSPTVIAVTDPFPDDARPQADAMVTDRPGLALGILTADCTPILFADREAGVIGAAHSGWKGAIGGVAEATVAAMERLGGERGRIVAAVGPTIARKSYEVDEGFFRGFLEADPENERFFSGGRAGHHQFDLEAYVVFRLAAAGLRQIEALGLDTYSDADRFFSYRRATHRGEADYGRQISLIALPG
- a CDS encoding class I SAM-dependent methyltransferase; its protein translation is MSEEFIPNQEQAQRWNEVSGPTWVDLRELLDGLLAPFATLLIEAVAPAEGDRLLDAGCGTGAVTLAAARRAGPGGGCLGVDISAPMIEAAKARARDEGVSAAEFISADAQSHPFGAGKFDAIVSRFGVMFFENPVAAFRNLRTAARAGGRLAFIAWRSADENAFMTTAERAAASLLPELPARDEQAPGQFAFGDGERVRSLLEASGWADVSIRPIDVACAMPRRDFGTYVTRMGPLGAVFPTLPQNVRTEFARRLEAAFQPYVHGKEVRFTAACWEVTATT
- a CDS encoding helix-turn-helix domain-containing protein, with amino-acid sequence MQLLDIAEVAKRSGVPASTLRFYEEKGLIASIGRRGLRRLFEPNVLERLAFVSLGQAAGFSLTEIGTMLLPDGRPRIDRDQLSAKADELDRRIERLSAVRDGLRHAAACPEPSHMGCPNFRRAMGLAASGVLPPLSSSPRQAKRR